The following coding sequences lie in one Bacillus rossius redtenbacheri isolate Brsri chromosome 13, Brsri_v3, whole genome shotgun sequence genomic window:
- the LOC134538121 gene encoding dynein axonemal assembly factor 5 isoform X1, producing the protein MVACGLEFVFVKMENLTIRRYVSLLESENKSERRRALESLRNEIDTVSFAENEFQFLFKKILRMLSDSSEACRELSVNILENLMNRASGTDCWLPFLIPVLVQRIGNQEIVEVSEEVRLLLVVLFRGVISKVGSGMSQYLDESVQILRYTLVDPYPKIKQESCVCASELARNTPHFHMQSESLVKPLLLNFIHQHSRIRLSSIQSIGDVVRYGDGKSLEVVVGSLGERLLDRVVAVRLAVARVVGDWLLHLRDRYSHFHRLLPLLLSCTCDEMDEVRAEALELWDAAGRQFLKENEEELKDRMDFLEDTPQHYPPDVRRPNLGCRVLAQRNASKVLPALERELGDWIPDARLKASQLLGVLLLNAESHMTQHLEKILGVLCRACADTDPAVGRNAEKAAELVGYFVVPGVYCRLLLPALEADPGPGHLRALAGVLRGSERAGLAEQLPLLADLLQGRHLRCSRDAALQLQLLGCCAALMLVCREDCRAVSQQLFAVLLSVLALGADGSVARRATDLMEELRTLEGVASMADLYARHISPVLRDLEADDAPWTAHSPKRFIFQAVVQHSGEAICSSLEAVGRIMVRLAKPDADPEVKVKMFTVVSALFLERHSSLEGCSGLEDFVKVVIEDVVAGNLVWRAGRTAEAVRAAAVTLLWAVLRGSAPVPRPLVASCLPLLLSLVEDSLPRTRLTALRALARLARAAFTADTIHKVLPAASQRLDDVSDDVRSAAVSLIVSLCDPLPADFDVLCSSAVVDALYSTMLLHLDDPAPSFQAIMLDALKKLAHVNPRLLHEKVHASLSVSRNTQGNEILLAHVEALLASTSS; encoded by the exons atggtGGCATGCGGTCTTGAGTTTGTATTTGTTAAAATGGAGAATTTGACCATACGAAGGTATGTCAGTCTACTtgagagtgaaaataaaagtgagAGACGCAGAGCTCTTGAAAGTTTACGAAATGAAATCGACACAGTCAGTTTTGCAGAAAATGAATTTCAGTTTCTCTTCAAGAAAATTCTGAGGATGTTGAGTGACTCTTCGGAAGCATGTAGAGAGTTGTCGGTGAATATTCTTGAAAATTTAATGAACCGTGCCTCAGGAACTGACTGTTGGCTTCCGTTTCTCATTCCCGTGTTAGTCCAACGAATTGGCAACCAAGAAATAGTAGAAGTATCGGAAGAAGTGAGGTTGTTGTTAGTGGTTTTATTTCGTGGTGTGATTTCCAAAGTTGGTTCTGGGATGTCGCAATACTTGGACGAGTCTGTGCAAATTCTGCGTTATACTTTAGTTGATCCATACCCAAAAATCAAGCAAGAAAGTTGTGTCTGTGCATCAGAATTGGCTAGGAACACTCCTCACTTTCACATGCAGTCAGAAAGCCTTGTTAAACCGCTGTTGCTCAATTTTATACATCAGCATTCTAGAATAAGACTGTCTAGTATCCAGTCAATTG GAGACGTGGTCCGCTACGGCGACGGCAAGTCCCTGGAAGTGGTGGTGGGCTCGCTGGGGGAGCGTCTGCTGGACCGAGTGGTGGCCGTGCGTCTGGCCGTGGCGCGGGTGGTCGGCGACTGGCTGCTGCACCTCAGGGATCGCTACTCGCACTTCCACCGCCTGCTGCCACTGCTGCTGTCCTG CACGTGTGACGAGATGGACGAGGTGCGGGCTGAAGCGTTGGAGCTCTGGGACGCGGCGGGGCGACAGTTCCTGAAGGAGAACGAGGAGGAGCTCAAGGACAGGATGGACTTCCTCGAGGACACGCCACAGCACTATCCCCCGGACG TGCGCCGGCCGAACCTGGGCTGCCGCGTGCTGGCACAGCGCAACGCCAGCAAGGTGTTGCCCGCGCTGGAGCGGGAGCTGGGGGACTGGATCCCGGACGCTCGGCTGAAGGCGTCCCAGCTGCTGGGGGTGTTGCTGCTGAACGCAGAGTCCCACATGACCCAGCACCTGGAGAAGATACTGGGCGTGCTGTGCCGCGCCTGCGCCGACACCGACCCGGCCGTCGGGAGGAAC GCGGAGAAGGCGGCGGAGCTGGTGGGCTACTTCGTGGTCCCGGGCGTGTACTGCCGGCTGCTGCTGCCCGCCCTGGAAGCAGACCCGGGCCCCGGGCACCTCCGGGCGCTGGCCGGCGTCCTGAGGGGCAGCGAGCGGGCCGGGCTGGCGGAGCAGCTCCCGCTGCTGGCAGACCTGCTCCAGGGGCGCCACCTTCGCTGCAGCAGGGAT GCTGCGTTACAGCTGCAGCTGCTGGGCTGCTGCGCTGCGCTGATGCTCGTGTGCCGCGAGGACTGCCGCGCCGTGTCGCAGCAGCTGTTCGCCGTGCTGCTGTCCGTGCTGGCCCTCGGCGCAGACGGCTCCGTCGCTCGGCGCGCTACAG ATCTGATGGAAGAGCTCCGGACGCTGGAAGGTGTGGCGTCGATGGCCGATTTGTACGCCCGTCACATCTCGCCGGTGCTGCGAGACTTGGAGGCGGACGATGCTCCCTGGACCGCTCACTCTCCGAAGAGATTCATCTTCCAGGCGGTGGTCCAGCACTCTG GAGAGGCAATATGCTCCAGCCTGGAAGCTGTGGGCAGGATAATGGTGAGGCTGGCGAAGCCCGACGCCGACCCAGAAGTGAAAGTGAAGATGTTCACTGTCGTTTCTGCGCTGTTCCTTGAGAGACACAGCAGTCTGGAGGGCTGCAGTGGTCTCGAGGACTTCGTGAAGGTTGTTATTGAAG ACGTGGTGGCCGGGAACCTGGTGTGGCGGGCGGGACGCACGGCGGAGGCGGTTCGGGCGGCGGCCGTGACCTTGTTGTGGGCCGTGCTGCGCGGTTCTGCGCCGGTGCCCCGGCCCCTGGTCGCCTCCTGCCTGCCCCTGCTGCTGTCCCTGGTGGAGGACTCGTTGCCCCGGACACGGCTCACCGCGCTGAGGGCCCTCGCCCGGCTGGCGCGGGCCGCCTTCACTGCCGACACCATCCACAAGGTGCTGCCAG CGGCCTCCCAGCGGCTGGACGACGTGAGCGATGACGTCCGCTCGGCCGCGGTGAGCCTGATCGTGTCGCTGTGCGACCCCCTGCCCGCAGACTTTGATGTCCTGTGCTCGTCCGCCGTGGTCGATGCCCTCTACTCGACCATGTTGTTGCACCTGGACGACCCTGCTCCCAGCTTCCAGGCCATCATGCTCG
- the LOC134538121 gene encoding dynein axonemal assembly factor 5 isoform X2, with translation MVACGLEFVFVKMENLTIRRFSRPVAGDVVRYGDGKSLEVVVGSLGERLLDRVVAVRLAVARVVGDWLLHLRDRYSHFHRLLPLLLSCTCDEMDEVRAEALELWDAAGRQFLKENEEELKDRMDFLEDTPQHYPPDVRRPNLGCRVLAQRNASKVLPALERELGDWIPDARLKASQLLGVLLLNAESHMTQHLEKILGVLCRACADTDPAVGRNAEKAAELVGYFVVPGVYCRLLLPALEADPGPGHLRALAGVLRGSERAGLAEQLPLLADLLQGRHLRCSRDAALQLQLLGCCAALMLVCREDCRAVSQQLFAVLLSVLALGADGSVARRATDLMEELRTLEGVASMADLYARHISPVLRDLEADDAPWTAHSPKRFIFQAVVQHSGEAICSSLEAVGRIMVRLAKPDADPEVKVKMFTVVSALFLERHSSLEGCSGLEDFVKVVIEDVVAGNLVWRAGRTAEAVRAAAVTLLWAVLRGSAPVPRPLVASCLPLLLSLVEDSLPRTRLTALRALARLARAAFTADTIHKVLPAASQRLDDVSDDVRSAAVSLIVSLCDPLPADFDVLCSSAVVDALYSTMLLHLDDPAPSFQAIMLDALKKLAHVNPRLLHEKVHASLSVSRNTQGNEILLAHVEALLASTSS, from the exons atggtGGCATGCGGTCTTGAGTTTGTATTTGTTAAAATGGAGAATTTGACCATACGAAG GTTCAGTCGGCCGGTTGCAGGAGACGTGGTCCGCTACGGCGACGGCAAGTCCCTGGAAGTGGTGGTGGGCTCGCTGGGGGAGCGTCTGCTGGACCGAGTGGTGGCCGTGCGTCTGGCCGTGGCGCGGGTGGTCGGCGACTGGCTGCTGCACCTCAGGGATCGCTACTCGCACTTCCACCGCCTGCTGCCACTGCTGCTGTCCTG CACGTGTGACGAGATGGACGAGGTGCGGGCTGAAGCGTTGGAGCTCTGGGACGCGGCGGGGCGACAGTTCCTGAAGGAGAACGAGGAGGAGCTCAAGGACAGGATGGACTTCCTCGAGGACACGCCACAGCACTATCCCCCGGACG TGCGCCGGCCGAACCTGGGCTGCCGCGTGCTGGCACAGCGCAACGCCAGCAAGGTGTTGCCCGCGCTGGAGCGGGAGCTGGGGGACTGGATCCCGGACGCTCGGCTGAAGGCGTCCCAGCTGCTGGGGGTGTTGCTGCTGAACGCAGAGTCCCACATGACCCAGCACCTGGAGAAGATACTGGGCGTGCTGTGCCGCGCCTGCGCCGACACCGACCCGGCCGTCGGGAGGAAC GCGGAGAAGGCGGCGGAGCTGGTGGGCTACTTCGTGGTCCCGGGCGTGTACTGCCGGCTGCTGCTGCCCGCCCTGGAAGCAGACCCGGGCCCCGGGCACCTCCGGGCGCTGGCCGGCGTCCTGAGGGGCAGCGAGCGGGCCGGGCTGGCGGAGCAGCTCCCGCTGCTGGCAGACCTGCTCCAGGGGCGCCACCTTCGCTGCAGCAGGGAT GCTGCGTTACAGCTGCAGCTGCTGGGCTGCTGCGCTGCGCTGATGCTCGTGTGCCGCGAGGACTGCCGCGCCGTGTCGCAGCAGCTGTTCGCCGTGCTGCTGTCCGTGCTGGCCCTCGGCGCAGACGGCTCCGTCGCTCGGCGCGCTACAG ATCTGATGGAAGAGCTCCGGACGCTGGAAGGTGTGGCGTCGATGGCCGATTTGTACGCCCGTCACATCTCGCCGGTGCTGCGAGACTTGGAGGCGGACGATGCTCCCTGGACCGCTCACTCTCCGAAGAGATTCATCTTCCAGGCGGTGGTCCAGCACTCTG GAGAGGCAATATGCTCCAGCCTGGAAGCTGTGGGCAGGATAATGGTGAGGCTGGCGAAGCCCGACGCCGACCCAGAAGTGAAAGTGAAGATGTTCACTGTCGTTTCTGCGCTGTTCCTTGAGAGACACAGCAGTCTGGAGGGCTGCAGTGGTCTCGAGGACTTCGTGAAGGTTGTTATTGAAG ACGTGGTGGCCGGGAACCTGGTGTGGCGGGCGGGACGCACGGCGGAGGCGGTTCGGGCGGCGGCCGTGACCTTGTTGTGGGCCGTGCTGCGCGGTTCTGCGCCGGTGCCCCGGCCCCTGGTCGCCTCCTGCCTGCCCCTGCTGCTGTCCCTGGTGGAGGACTCGTTGCCCCGGACACGGCTCACCGCGCTGAGGGCCCTCGCCCGGCTGGCGCGGGCCGCCTTCACTGCCGACACCATCCACAAGGTGCTGCCAG CGGCCTCCCAGCGGCTGGACGACGTGAGCGATGACGTCCGCTCGGCCGCGGTGAGCCTGATCGTGTCGCTGTGCGACCCCCTGCCCGCAGACTTTGATGTCCTGTGCTCGTCCGCCGTGGTCGATGCCCTCTACTCGACCATGTTGTTGCACCTGGACGACCCTGCTCCCAGCTTCCAGGCCATCATGCTCG